Within the Poecilia reticulata strain Guanapo linkage group LG13, Guppy_female_1.0+MT, whole genome shotgun sequence genome, the region GAGATTTAACTTGGAATTACCTGCGAGCAGCGGAATGGGGGGCGCCATGTTTACATGTGCCGGAAGAAGAAGGGAGTTACTCGGAAGTGCGTGACGGGGAGAGGAGGCGGGACTTCCAGTGCCACATCAGCATAACACGTCGGTTCTCTTTAAAAAGATAACTATGACAGCAgagtttatcattttaaatataatataaaacataCTAATTTCGTTTTAAGAGTAAATGTGGGCCTTTGATTaccaaaaaatctgttttcttaaCGCTGAACAACTTATTGAAGTTGAACGAGGGTCAAGATGCTGTGAACTACACAAAACTAACACAACTTCcgttttcaaaataagagttagCAGCTATGGATTACATTAAGTGGATTTATGGGACATTATGGCTGACATTAAATGACCGAAATTAAATGACAACAACAAGCAAGGCTGGGAGTAAATGAATCTGTCCTCTTCCCACTCCTTTTCGACCTAATATGTATTTTAGCTATTAGCTCaaatacacacgcacacacacgcacacacacacacacacacacacacacacacacacNNNNNNNNNNNNNNNNNNNNNNNNNNNNNNNNNNNNNNNNNNNNNNNNNNNNNNNNNNNNNNNNNNNNNNNNNNNNNNNNNNNNNNNNNNNNNNNNNNNNNNNNNNNNNNNNNNNNNNNNNNNNNNNNNNNNNNNNNNNNNNNNNNNNNNNNNNNNNNNNNNNNNNNNNNNNNNNNNNNNNNNNNNNNNNNNNNNNNNNNNNNNNNNNNNNNNNNNNNNNNNNNNNNNNNNNNNNNNNNNNNNNNNNNNNNNNNNNNNNNNNNNNNNNNNNNNNNNNNcacaatataactccaagtaaatcaaacttctgtgaaatcaaactgtccacttaggaagcaacactgattgacaacagggaCCTTCGTCGGGTCAATAAgagttgcttcctaagtggacagtttgatttcacagaagtttgattttcttggagttatattgttatattgtgttgtttaagtgttccctttatttttttgagcagtatatataaaaCCAGAAATGTGGGTGACACACACAGACGCCTATGGTTTATGTTAAGGTGAGACTTTTTGCATatagtttttgttgttctgttattttctaCCTCCTGAGCCATTTGGAGATTGTGAATATGTCCAAAAGGCAAACATGATTAATTGAAGTACTTTACTCTGTTCTAATATACAACATATATGCATTGCCTACTTGAAATATtagtttgatacatttttatttttcaaaaatgtttagaaaagtATTTCTCTTAATTGAATGGCACTTGATTAATTTGTGTAATAGCTACTTTTTACGCttacttgattaaaaatatgttgaagttgaGCTACTCTTTCTGGAGAACATTTTCAATGCACTCTACCCTGAGATAATTTGAGttttaaactttcaaatgaGGCAAAAGGGGTCATTTTATTCTGAAGGGACGCAGCGGAATTCCGAATTTGGTGTTGACACGCTTCACGGGCTACAGTGTGACACTCGGGGGCGTGGTTTGCTTAAAGAGGGCGGGGCTTCGAGTTTTTGAGTACGTAGACAAAGCTGAGTTCCTCCCAGTCCGAGACCCAGCGGAGCGGAGAGCGCGAGGAGCGTTAACGgctttaataaacaaacaaacaggcaaacaaacaaagaagaagaagaagaagaaaagatggtGGCCAAGCAGAGGATCCGCATGGCGAACGAGAAGCACAGCAAGAACATCACGCAGCGGGGGAACGTGGCCAAGTCCACGGTGAGTGACCGAACCCGACCGGAACCAGTCCGAAACCGCTGGTTAGATTCTGACCGAACCGAACCAGTTCGAGCTTAAGGTGAGATCTGATGACACCATTAGCAGAAACGGAGTTTCCTGAGATCGATCAGCTGATTGGTTCCCAGAAGGCGGCTGGACTTCTGCTTCTGCTAAGATCTGACCGAGTTTTCACTGGTTCTGTGGCTCGGTTCGGTTCCGATTGCAAACATGCTGTCAGTGATCGATCATCAAGAAAACAGGGAGGAAAGTTCCAGGAGAAAATCCACGGAGAAAGACCGATTGATCACATCTGATCAGCTGATGAAGACTCTTCTGATCATCACCTATCAGAGCTGATCAATAATCAAAGTGCTGTGTGTTTCAGAGGAACCTGGTGGAGGAGAAGGGAGTTGGACCGTGGCTGCTGGCGCTCTTCATCTTCGTGGTCTGTGGATCAGGTGAGTCTTCCTCACGGATCAGGTTATCAATCAGTATTGATCTCCTTCAATTGAACATAACTGCtgtgagccaatcagagggtGAAAACCTGCAGCAATATGGATcaataaacttaataaaactCTAAAGTAGGGTGTCCAAGTGCGGCGCAGGGCCTTTGTTAGATGTAACAGAAAGTATAAATGTatcattaaagttttatttttctgtttagctTTTCTGTCACATCCTCCCTTTTAATCTGCTTTTAACTACGTTAACTTAataaatcaggtttttattgctgagaaactttataaataaattagtaaaccttattactttataaataattcatatttattttattgttgagcaggaagagaaattctcaaaactttatgcaagtttagttaatattttattacattttacatattatatgtttttactttacataTTTTCACAGAAGTTTTTCTACAGCTGTTTCAAagataaattgtatttttattttttacttcatttgattatttcttacatatttttacAGATTAAGTATCTGTTTCCttaaaaacattgttgttgTTCATCAGTCACAGctcatacttttattttatttaagatagaaaaagcaacaaaataaactaatacaatatgaaatgaaatatctccataaatttaaatgtaaaaatgtgttttttcctgttttctgtagAAACAATGAttcatgtttgtatttattcattcagaTTAATTTCAGTTGATGAGATTTTACCAGCGGGGGTCAAACGTGCCCTTTGACCTTTCACAGTAAAAGTTGCAGCGCTCTGATGTCGCTCCAACCTTTAGAGAGAAAGGACAGATAAGAAACACCTGTCTGCCAGGTGTGTTTATCTGAGCATGCGCAGTCGGACGCAGAGCGGTTATTGATCAGAGGTCTCACTCTGATCAGAGTCCAGCTGGCTGCTGTTTGTCCAGTCTGACGGTTTTCACAGGAATAAAACCAGACAACACACTCTGAGCTGATGAAagcatacaaaataaaacatacaaaaataataaacaaaatcaagttggataattgaaaaaaaaatcaaatcatgtaGATATAATTTACATATAtttgagcaaataaaacaagtttaaaccATGTAGTAAAAGTTGTTCTGTTTCCCTGCAGCCATCTTTCAGATCATCCAGAGCATCAGGATGGGCATGTAGGGTGACgtcaccagcagggggcggggcctgaACTGAGAAAGCATGACGTCAAACATTCCTCAAACAttcctgaactttgacctctcACAGAAGCCCCGCCCCGCTCCCCGTctagccccgccccctgccgcattagccccgcccccagaGACCGGCCCGTCGTGCCGCTGCGCTCCACCTCGTGCCTTCCTCTGTTTACCTGGACGCAGCTCCGCCCCCTCCGGATGCGCCTCATCAGCCTGACGGCGGAGGGAGGATGGGCGGGGTTAAACTCCAGATCCAATCTGTCTCCTCCTCGCGGacctgacaggaagtgaccttTTGAATCAGAAGGTGTAAAGGTGCCGACAGGTGAGGCTGCACCGTGTGCAGCTGCACCTGAACATTCCTGATCCACCAATAAAGTTTCACTCTGAACATCAGCGCCGCCTCTGTGTTTCCTGGTCCCGGTTCTGGAGCCAAGCAGTTGGTCTTAGTTTCAGTTTGATAGTTTAACCATcagttttcatataaaaaagaaacaactgatGAAGATGGAGTTTTAAATCCTGCTGCAGGTGCTGAATTcatccagcaggtggcgccTTTTGCCCAATGACTCAACTGAAGGACCGCGCAGCAGTGGGACGTACGACGGAGTTTTAGGGtcattgtacatttaaaaaaaaaaaaaagtacattttcaccaagaaatctaaaatattcagaatttgttttaaaaaaaagggaaatttttGAGCTTGGGAAGTCAAACtttcatgtgaaaaacaaaaactgaaatgttgagattacGCTCGGGTATTCTCTAGAAAATAACTAGAAAATTTATGAGatccaaaagtcaaaaactttaaactttgggggggaaaaatgtcataaaattgttttctagaacatttctggaactttgagctgatttatttacttttttctgtctacagTGGCCCTAATAAGCCGTAATAGAGTAACTCAAAACCTTGTCTCCCATCTTCCTGTTTAACTTCTTGTTACTAATATGAATTTTCCTTGTTAGTAAAACTTTTCTTGtgtttaattcaattcaaaaacaccGTCAAAGGGAAACTTGATGCTGTAACTCATATTAGCTTCTTGAAAGAGTTGTAGATGCTAATGGGTAGCAGATGCTAATGGGTAAATGCTAATGGGTAGATGCTAACGGTAGGATGAATCGTAGCATTCTGTTAGCGACTTTAAAGAAGCTGCTGACCGAAGACACTGTGGTTGAAGAGGATGCCAAGTGTTGTCTGTAATattcttgattttatgtaaaactcCTCTTTAAACCAGAACCTTTATCAGGTTGTTGAGACTTTTTaactggttctgatgctgctgcctcaATAGATGACAGCAGAAAAGATTCTCTCACAAACAGACTATAGAAAATCTGCAGCATCTAAATGGcaaccaaaaaagtgaactctggtctaCGTACAAACCTCGATATGGGTTCGGATGAAGTGAACTCGGatcagagaccgctccaaaagcaggaagtggactacagcacagtgcattctgggtaaatccaaccaaagcaaAAGTCCTAGCCTAGCACTAGTGGGGGAAATGGCTTGTGAtctttagccaaagactaaagaaaatcctccaactgctaaaatctgtcgctgaatagcaaaaatattctgctaatgtcgaaaaaacacaatttctcaattatgtttccattaaataaacacaattaaaatcacacctgaataagtttattcataagtaaataaaaaacatgctgcacattatcctcctactacttccggTCGTTTTCGTCTTCTCCGTTCCGCCAGTGggaacatccggttgttgatcatgtgactggtCTGATGCAAAATTAACTCACTTCATCATAGTTCCAACACTTTTTATTACAACTTTCGAAATTGCCGTAtttccattaagtgaatttattttcaaaatgtcaaatttggaCTATGTGGTtcatggaaacgcagctactgttgcgtctccagtccagtctgttcAGATGAACACCAAGACATgcatcatcttcttcttctcccatgatggaaataGTTTGACCTAAACCTGTTTCTCTTAAAAAACCTTCAAtgatctcctttgttttgtttttaaccctGGATTTATCCTGTCTTTATCTCATGTTTGGCCCCATTCTGTCCTCTTAGCCCTGTAATCATCCCAGTCTTGTATGTTTTGGTGCTTAATCCCAGTTTTATCCCATGTTCCGTGTGTCCATCCCATGTTAATCTCTGTACCATGTCGGTTGTTTAACcccattcttttgtttttgtcgcaTGTAACTCGCTGTGTGTCCCGTGTTTAACCCAGTCCGGCTCTGACCCACATCCCCTGCCGGTCCCACCGTCTTCCCACCAGACGCTCTTTGTTCTCCGGCTTTTGTTCCCGACGATCGGCGAGTCGACATTCAGGAAGCTGGAAACAACAGGCGGCTCAGACGGAGACGTCCTGCAGCTGAAGCAGGCAGCgtggttgtcatggtgatgATCGGGCCTTTAATCGACGTTTTCAGATTATAACTTGTTAAACAGGCATAAAGGAACCCCCTCAGTATTTTCTCTGAGCGTTGTCATTTAACTGTTACAACCATTTAAATAggaacatatttattttatagctcTGGCTACGAATGCTAATGCTACTCTTAGCATCTTTACCCTCATCGTAAACTTGGCtcagaaaaccaacaaaaaacgtttgtgcagcgaagctaacatgctaatgcCACTTCAACACAAAATTAACCAGAATAAGTAAACATATAACAAAAAGTAGTAAACAGTTCTTAATGTCAGCGTCTTGTCGCTAACGTCAAACTTAGCATTGGTAAACAAAAGTAACTAGTGGCTAATGCAGTCATAGCtaacttttaattttgtctAGTAAATGTTGCtagttacaacatttaaagtCAGATATGTGTACATTCAGCTTTACAATTCTTACATGAATTACCCCCATTAAAGTcctaaaatgtacaatttacaAGGTTTTACATGGTTCAACTTGTTTCtaaccacaaaaataaaatggttttattttaagtacataaaaatctaattcaattatatttagctaGCACAGTTAGCAACGGTAGCACTACCTGGCTGAAGCTGAAAAGCTGAAGCTTTTTAGcttcagataataaaaaaataactatagCCTTAAtctaaactaaagaaaaacgCATCGCCAATAGATTAGTTCATTTCCACCTAAAAACTCAAATGACatccacgtttttttttcttttaaatacattaaattaatctcaaaatgttatTGGCAGAAATGTATTCCTCCCTGggtattatttttctctcttataGCTACAAAGTGCCTTCTGctataaataaaagtagaaaaatgagCTGGATATCCAATGACATCTGTTAGCTCTCAAATATTTCTTAACTTTTCCTGACTAATATTCAGAATACAGTCTCCTTTGATTGAcatcttttatttccacttgaGAAATCTGAGACCTAAACTTATCCAATGAGAAGAGAAGCTGGAACTCGTGAGACAGTAAAAAATTCTGAGGTGGATAGGAAAAAATAGGTTCCTGCAACTGGAAGCCAACAATGTTTATTGCAGCTGCTCTACATATCAAAAAGTTTATATCATTACAATCTTAGGAACTAGAATGTTGTTATCTGGTAGCTGTTGGCTGTGggagtttaaagctgcagtgtataacttttatttaaaaaaaaaaaatagacttttacatatttgtttaaactgtcaccaGACAGTATggagctcctctgctttctcccactgataaccagaaacaaccaatcagagcgggTCTTAGCGCCTCCTCAGTGCTAATATGCGTGCAAAGGAGGCGGggtttagcgctgtcaatcaatttTTCCACACACTATCTGATTCAtagcaaactgtcacaacatggtgacagttgcAACAAATATCTACaaatattctttataaaagttacatactgcgaCTTCAAAGACCCCCGAAGAAATACTCTGTATGACAGAAATaaattcagccaatcagatggaCCGCCAGTTGAAATCAGAAATGAATATCCGGGCTAACTGTGGGTGGTGTTTGTAGGACATTGGTGAGATCATCCAGGTTCTCTGAAGGGTTCTTCTGATGGTGCCGATAGAGACCCAGCCTGAACTGGATAAGCTTTGGGTTTGAAGGTTCGACATTGTGCCAGTTCTGTTAGAGTCGAGTCATTGATACCGAGTAGAGAATACCAGATCAGGTGTGAAGACAATGATTCTATTTCCTGTCTGTACCAAGGCTGAAACTGATGGTTGAGACACAGAAAAACTCCACAGATAAAGCTGACATAATAGAAACCTCTTATGTTCTGGCAATGTGATCCAGTCTGAGACTGTTGAGCCATGTTTGATGCCCAGGTACAATGATGTCCGGATCTCGTATGTAGAATCACCGTTGGAAGGTGCAAGTGATGTGGAGAGAGGTCAAAGAGCATCTCTTGGGTCTGCGGTGTTCAAACAGGTCTATGTAGGCTGTAGAGAGCAGAACAAGGTCTTTACTCTGTCTGAAGGAGCCCAAGTGAGATGGTGACCCCCAAGGAGAGCAAACACTGATGGATGGTTGAAGCTCTCCTGACTTGAACCTGACTCTGGCAAAGCATTGTGCAACTCATTGATGTCCATGACTTCATTACCAGTTCTGAGAAGATGAGGTAACGTTCTGCTCCATGTAAATGTCTGCCCATAAGACGGGTCCTTTGGGAACGTGGTGTCCctagaacaggggtgtcaaactccagtcctgaagggccgctgtcctgcagtttttagatgtgccacaggtacaaaacacMtgaatcaaatggcttaattacctcctcagttctccagagccttgctaatgacctaattattctattcaggtgtggtgcagcagaggcacttctaaaagttgcaggacaccggtcctcgaggactggagtttgacacccctgctctagaaaCTGATAGACTTTTCTCAGGGTCGCTACACCCCATATGCCTCTGTGTCTCCTTACTGTCCCTGTGTTGATGCCTGCAGACGTTCTCAGCTGTTGGACGGCTGCTCTGGTTTCAGCCGGATGGCCCAGGAGTTGGCGGACACGATGTCTCCACGCCGGTGGATCCGGCAGGTGTAGACGCCCTCGTTGAACTCATTTGCAACGATGCGAAGGTCTCTGTCCTTCATCACAATGTACCCAGGAATGGAGGTCAGGATCTGCTCGCCGTCTTTGTaccagctgcagaaaacaggTAGAGGATGGAGGAAATGGTTTGAGTGCAGTTCTGCTGGGTCCGACCCAATCAGCTCATCAGTAAGTCTCTGTCTGCGCTCACCTGACTTTAGGGGGAGAACGGAGGCTTTTGGTGCCACAGCGGAAACCCACCACCTTCCCTCGAGGAACCATCTTGATCTTCACGTTGGCAGGGGGTGATGTTGGCGTGGCGACCACATCCAAGGGTTCTGCGGTAGGAATGAGACCCAGACAGGAAAGTTCTGATTCTGTCTTTTCAAAGATCACAGAGAGTCATTCTACTAAAGAGTACTACAGAGATCCTCAAGGTCACCGTAGCAAAGGTCACAGCGCTGCGGACAGTTCTTCCTCATGAAAGTCTTCCTCCGTTCACAGAATCCGAGTCGAGCCCATGGATCGCAGACCCTCTTCTTATCCTGGCATCctacagacacaaaaacaacatcctTAGGAATGACTCTTCAACAGAGACCTGACTGCAGCACACAGGAGGCAGAAACAACTTAGACGTCAGAGTAAACACAAGACAAGGGTCTGTTCTGGGTCGGTACCATAGAGCCTCTGGATCCCCCACACGTCGTCCTGAGCGATGTTTCTCTGCCCGGTGTACGTGGCGTTGGGATGCATCAGGGCATCCGGGTCTCTGGAGTGCCACAGCCCCAAAGCGTGACCGATCTCATGGGCCGCCACCTGGACCAGGTCGTTCAGCCAGACGCCTGCAGATCCAGAGTCAGAGGTCCAACACTGGTTCTGGATCAGTCTGCCGGCTGGGGCTCTAAAGGGGAGCCGTCTGTGCTCATCAATCACAAAATTTTAGTGGAGGTGTATGAACATATCCGAGTCTGTGTGCATTTCCACAGCAGTAAACCAGTTTGAAGTCAGATTTCAGAGCTCATCAGAGAGCTGACggcaacagactggtgacctgtccagggtgaccccgcctctcgcctgaaacattcgctggagatgggcacccaACCCCGCTAGGGagaagggtgttagaaaatggatggatggatggatggatggatggatggatggatggatggatggatggatggatggatggatggatggatggatggatggatggatggatggatggatggatggatggatggatggatggatggatggatggatggatggatggatggatgggtcaGAGAGCTGAAACAGAGCAGTGACACAGACAGCAGaactgctgccttgcagcatgAAGATCCTGGGTTCAAATCTTAAATGTTAGCGTTAGCCGGCTGTCATTGCTCCAGTACCAACTGTTACGCTTGGGTCCTATGCTATATTTAACCTTACCACCAAGATGCTAACTGTGTTATTAAGAACTACTACTTTTTCTTACTATGATTTACTTCTACAGGTTATTTTAGTCTTGAAGCGTTAGCATAGCAACATTAGCATATTACTCTTGCCATACAAactcttttttgtttgattgATATTGAGGTAAAGATGGTAAAAGTAGCATTAGCATCCCTTTGTCTGATTTGCACGTTTAGATCCCCGCCTGGGttcttctgcatggagtttggaTGTTTGGGTTTCCCTAGCTGCATTCACTGTCTGATCTACGAGCGACACCTGGTGGACAGGAGGGGTAATGCAGCCTATGAGGTAAAACTTGCTGTAGTTTCCTGCATCTCTCCAATTAGATAGTTAGCAGATTTTAACTGCAGAATCAGAAGGAGGTGAACAATCCTGTTCATTTAAACTGGGGGCCATGATGTGATGTCATCTTTTCAATTTTACCCAGACTGTTTATTAAGATAgttcttaaaataaacttattgaAAGCAAGAAGCATCCATTAGACTTGTTGAATTTTACTTTTCAGATTGATTTTTATCTCCTATTCTGATCTACTGGTCAGTTACTTGTGGAGTTCCTCAGGGATGTGTGCTGGAGtccatgttttggtttttaacttGATCCTTTTAGTGTTGGTAGTGCTGAGGTGTTACCTTGTTTCCAGCTGAACCTGGACTTCCCGAGGATCCAGAACTCATGGTTGTCGAAGTGGATCTCTCCTCGAGGCGGCAGGAAGGCGTGAGCCAGCTCCCCATTCAGGCCGTCGAAGCACGGATGGAGAGGAGACCACCAGCAGTCAGTGTGGTTGAAGGTGTAGAAACCTAACGCACCAAAGACAAGATCAGAGGAATTAAATCCACAAACGTTTGTATTATTATTCAACCTTTAGTGTCTCAGTGGAAACTGGATTCAGCTTGGAGGAAGAAAGCCTTAAAGGTTTGGTGCAGTAatagttgtgtttgttttttttcagttagtttaaattagtttttagagAGTATTTGATAGTTTCTAGTAGTTAGATGTTGCTTAGTTTTAGTTAAATTATTAGTTATTGTAGTAGTTTTAGTTACTTTGGCTCATTTTTAGATCAGAATTTAAAGAGTTAAAA harbors:
- the serp1 gene encoding stress-associated endoplasmic reticulum protein 1; translated protein: MVAKQRIRMANEKHSKNITQRGNVAKSTRNLVEEKGVGPWLLALFIFVVCGSAIFQIIQSIRMGM
- the mmp23bb gene encoding matrix metallopeptidase 23bb; the encoded protein is MKLLLLLLVMMMKISGSSMMMETISDRGTRTRRYAINPLGHKWAHHNITYRIIKFPNTLNKEDTRKAISIAFTKWSDVSPLTFTEVTNGSATADITIGFYTFNHTDCWWSPLHPCFDGLNGELAHAFLPPRGEIHFDNHEFWILGKSRFSWKQGVWLNDLVQVAAHEIGHALGLWHSRDPDALMHPNATYTGQRNIAQDDVWGIQRLYGCQDKKRVCDPWARLGFCERRKTFMRKNCPQRCDLCYEPLDVVATPTSPPANVKIKMVPRGKVVGFRCGTKSLRSPPKVSWYKDGEQILTSIPGYIVMKDRDLRIVANEFNEGVYTCRIHRRGDIVSANSWAIRLKPEQPSNS